In Streptomyces sp. NBC_00704, a genomic segment contains:
- a CDS encoding sacsin N-terminal ATP-binding-like domain-containing protein, whose translation MSKFVRPAPEGADPFGTARLRRGVLDAWATSAARFREDANAEEDLVLGGYRDRLVVELAQNAADAAARGGVPGRLRLTLRDGVLVAANTGAPLDAAGVESLATLRASAKREAQQPGVAVGRFGVGFAAVLAVTDEPAVVGRHGGVRWDLAEARALASETARHSPGLGDEIRRRDGHVPLLRLPFAAQGTAPDPYDTAVILPLRDTAAADLAERLLAAVDDALLLALPGLEEVVIEIGDGAARTLRRSVDGAHTVVSDSEQGTTRWRTASAHGDLTPDLLADRPVEERLRPHWSVTWAVPVDDDGAPVPPRTTPVVHAPTPSDEPLGVPALLIASFPLDTTRRHAAPGPLTDHLVRRAADVYAGLLAGWRPVGAGIIDLVPGPLGKGELDGALRRAVLELLPRTAFLPPAVPPVPEEAPDGGDDGEGRGEAAVGLAEALRPRDAEVVEGAGADTVRVLAEVLPTLLPAGLERRAELRTLGVARIPLADVVDRLAGLEKDPQWWYRLYDSLAGVDPDRLTGLPVPLAGDASASFGGGRRTAVGPRQVLLPTPDAAALDAEVLARLGLKVAHPDAAHPLLEKLGALPATPRAILTTPQVRAAVAASLDDDGGAWDDEGAPDAEELADTVLALVRDAGLEPGDEPWLGALALPDEDGELVPAGELVLSGSPFASVIREDELAFVDAELADKWGEQPLAACGVLAGFALVRATDVVLDPDELEPRDGDFAEPDDAGLLDAVDVWCEDILDRFPDSPVPPVATELVAVRDLDLVDEDRWPQALAMLARPPLRDAITQPVRVLLPDGTHELVRPYTAWWLRGNPVLDGRRPAGLLAAGGDPLLHGLYDEADATGFDDEQVLRALGVRTSVAALLDEPGGAAELLDRLADPERTVGAAQLHGLYGALAELDPEQVTLPDELRAVVDGHVEVVDAADAVVVDSPDLLPFTRGVPLLPVRPSRAAELAELFQVRRLSESVTGEVDSEGAEHDVPEPVRVLLGPRTPATYVEHDELVVDGVEIDWRLTADGVLHASTLEGVAAGLAWAARQWPRRFEVAALLEDPSRTAELARDRWFD comes from the coding sequence GTGAGCAAGTTCGTGCGGCCGGCGCCCGAGGGCGCGGATCCCTTCGGCACGGCGCGTCTGCGCCGCGGGGTCCTGGACGCCTGGGCCACCAGCGCGGCCCGTTTCCGGGAGGACGCCAACGCCGAGGAGGACCTGGTCCTCGGCGGGTACCGGGACCGGCTCGTCGTCGAGCTCGCGCAGAACGCGGCCGACGCGGCCGCCAGGGGCGGGGTGCCGGGGCGGCTGCGGCTCACCCTGCGGGACGGCGTCCTGGTCGCGGCGAACACCGGCGCGCCGCTGGACGCGGCCGGCGTGGAGTCGCTGGCCACGCTGCGGGCCTCCGCCAAGCGTGAGGCACAGCAGCCGGGCGTCGCCGTCGGACGGTTCGGCGTCGGGTTCGCGGCCGTGCTCGCCGTCACCGACGAACCGGCCGTCGTCGGCCGTCACGGCGGCGTCCGCTGGGACCTGGCCGAGGCCCGCGCGCTCGCCTCCGAGACCGCCCGGCACAGCCCCGGCCTCGGGGACGAGATCCGGCGGCGCGACGGCCATGTGCCCCTGCTGCGGCTCCCGTTCGCCGCCCAGGGCACCGCCCCCGACCCGTACGACACGGCCGTCATCCTCCCGCTGCGCGACACCGCCGCCGCCGACCTCGCCGAGCGTCTCCTCGCCGCCGTCGACGACGCCCTCCTCCTCGCCCTGCCGGGCCTGGAGGAGGTCGTGATCGAGATCGGCGACGGCGCCGCCCGCACCCTGCGGCGCTCCGTCGACGGCGCCCACACCGTCGTCTCGGACAGCGAACAGGGCACGACCCGCTGGCGGACCGCCTCCGCCCACGGCGACCTCACCCCGGACCTGCTGGCCGACCGGCCCGTGGAGGAACGGCTGCGGCCCCACTGGTCGGTGACCTGGGCCGTGCCCGTCGACGACGACGGCGCGCCGGTCCCGCCGCGCACCACGCCCGTCGTCCACGCGCCCACCCCGAGCGACGAGCCCCTGGGCGTCCCCGCCCTGCTCATCGCCTCCTTCCCGCTCGACACCACCCGCCGGCACGCGGCCCCCGGCCCGCTGACCGACCATCTGGTGCGCCGCGCCGCGGACGTGTACGCCGGACTCCTCGCCGGCTGGCGGCCGGTGGGCGCCGGGATCATCGACCTGGTGCCCGGTCCGCTGGGCAAGGGGGAGCTGGACGGGGCGCTGCGCCGGGCCGTCCTGGAGCTGCTGCCGCGCACCGCCTTCCTGCCGCCCGCCGTCCCGCCCGTGCCCGAGGAGGCGCCCGACGGCGGTGACGACGGTGAGGGCCGCGGTGAGGCCGCCGTCGGGCTCGCCGAGGCCCTGCGCCCCCGGGACGCCGAGGTCGTCGAGGGCGCGGGCGCCGACACGGTGCGGGTGCTGGCGGAGGTGCTGCCCACGCTGCTGCCCGCCGGGCTGGAGCGGCGCGCCGAGCTGCGCACGCTGGGCGTCGCCCGGATCCCGCTCGCGGACGTCGTCGACCGGCTGGCCGGTCTGGAGAAGGACCCGCAGTGGTGGTACCGGCTCTACGACAGCCTGGCCGGGGTCGACCCGGACCGGCTGACCGGGCTGCCGGTGCCGCTGGCCGGCGACGCCTCCGCCTCCTTCGGCGGGGGGCGGCGGACCGCCGTCGGCCCGCGCCAGGTGCTGCTGCCGACGCCGGACGCGGCCGCGCTCGACGCGGAGGTCCTCGCCCGGCTCGGCCTCAAGGTGGCCCACCCGGACGCCGCGCATCCCCTGCTGGAGAAGCTCGGCGCGCTGCCCGCCACCCCGCGCGCGATCCTGACCACCCCGCAGGTGCGGGCCGCGGTGGCGGCCTCCCTGGACGACGACGGCGGGGCCTGGGACGACGAGGGCGCGCCGGACGCCGAGGAGCTGGCCGACACGGTGCTCGCGCTGGTCCGCGACGCGGGTCTGGAGCCCGGGGACGAGCCGTGGCTGGGCGCTCTGGCGCTGCCGGACGAGGACGGCGAACTCGTCCCCGCAGGTGAACTGGTCCTGTCCGGCAGTCCGTTCGCCTCCGTCATCCGTGAGGACGAACTCGCTTTCGTCGACGCGGAGTTGGCGGACAAGTGGGGGGAGCAGCCGCTCGCCGCCTGCGGGGTGCTCGCCGGGTTCGCGCTGGTGCGGGCCACGGACGTCGTCCTCGACCCGGACGAACTGGAGCCGCGCGACGGCGACTTCGCCGAGCCCGACGACGCCGGGCTGCTGGACGCGGTGGACGTGTGGTGCGAGGACATCCTCGACCGCTTCCCCGACAGCCCCGTGCCCCCCGTCGCCACCGAGCTGGTCGCCGTGCGCGACCTCGACCTCGTCGACGAGGACCGCTGGCCGCAGGCCCTCGCGATGCTGGCCCGGCCGCCGCTGCGCGACGCGATCACCCAGCCCGTCCGCGTCCTCCTGCCCGACGGCACCCACGAGCTGGTACGGCCCTACACCGCCTGGTGGCTGCGCGGGAACCCGGTCCTCGACGGCCGCCGCCCGGCCGGTCTGCTCGCGGCCGGCGGCGACCCGCTGCTGCACGGCCTCTACGACGAGGCCGACGCCACCGGCTTCGACGACGAACAGGTGCTGCGCGCCCTCGGCGTGCGCACCTCGGTCGCGGCCCTCCTCGACGAGCCCGGCGGCGCGGCCGAACTGCTGGACCGCCTCGCCGACCCCGAACGCACCGTCGGCGCGGCTCAACTGCACGGCCTGTACGGCGCGCTGGCCGAGCTGGACCCCGAGCAGGTGACCCTGCCGGACGAGCTGCGGGCCGTCGTCGACGGGCACGTCGAGGTCGTGGACGCCGCCGACGCGGTGGTCGTCGACTCCCCCGACCTGCTCCCCTTCACCCGGGGCGTCCCGCTGCTCCCGGTGCGCCCCTCCCGGGCGGCCGAACTCGCCGAGCTGTTCCAGGTGCGGCGGCTGAGCGAGTCCGTGACCGGCGAGGTCGACTCCGAGGGCGCCGAACACGACGTCCCGGAGCCGGTGCGCGTCCTTCTCGGCCCGCGGACGCCCGCCACCTACGTCGAGCACGACGAACTCGTCGTCGACGGCGTGGAGATCGACTGGCGCCTGACCGCCGACGGCGTCCTGCACGCGTCCACCCTGGAGGGCGTGGCGGCCGGCCTCGCCTGGGCTGCCCGCCAGTGGCCCCGCCGCTTCGAGGTAGCAGCCCTCCTCGAGGACCCGTCCCGCACAGCCGAACTGGCCAGGGACCGCTGGTTCGACTGA
- a CDS encoding DUF3027 domain-containing protein has translation MSAATTRSRTPDRLCAEAVDLARAAAEEAAAPGVVGEHAGVVSEGDRVVTHYFECKEPGYRGWRWAATVARASRAKTVTLDEVVLLPGPDAVLAPEWVPWSERLRPGDMGPGDLLPTDAEDLRLEPGYTGEDDPRLQPGYFDADDPTPNSPLSEEMAELVEAEDAEVTAAPPAALPAAPRRGTIAAVAEELGLRRARVLSRYGLHTAADRWEEGFGAKTPMAQAAPASCVSCGFLTPIGGSLGQAFGVCANEFSPADGRVVSLAYGCGGHSEAAVMPKTPRPAPPVIDETRVDPFPLRPAPDSGSVPAVPDEDTAELGHS, from the coding sequence GTGAGCGCAGCGACCACGCGAAGCCGCACCCCCGACCGCCTGTGCGCCGAGGCCGTCGACCTCGCCCGCGCCGCAGCCGAGGAGGCTGCCGCGCCCGGCGTGGTCGGCGAGCACGCGGGCGTCGTCTCCGAGGGCGACCGTGTGGTCACCCACTACTTCGAGTGCAAGGAACCGGGCTACCGGGGCTGGCGCTGGGCGGCGACCGTGGCACGGGCCTCCCGCGCCAAGACCGTCACCCTGGACGAGGTGGTCCTGCTGCCCGGCCCGGACGCGGTGCTCGCGCCGGAGTGGGTCCCGTGGAGCGAGCGGCTGCGCCCCGGCGACATGGGCCCGGGCGACCTGCTCCCCACGGACGCGGAGGATCTCCGTCTGGAGCCGGGGTACACCGGCGAGGACGACCCGCGCCTCCAGCCGGGCTACTTCGACGCGGACGACCCGACGCCGAACTCGCCTCTCTCCGAGGAGATGGCCGAGCTGGTGGAGGCGGAGGACGCGGAGGTGACGGCGGCCCCGCCGGCGGCCCTGCCCGCGGCCCCGCGCCGCGGCACGATCGCCGCCGTCGCGGAGGAACTGGGCCTGCGCAGGGCCCGGGTGCTGTCCCGTTACGGCCTGCACACCGCCGCCGACCGCTGGGAAGAGGGCTTCGGCGCCAAGACGCCCATGGCGCAGGCCGCGCCCGCCTCCTGCGTGAGCTGCGGTTTCCTCACCCCGATCGGCGGCTCGCTGGGCCAGGCCTTCGGCGTGTGCGCCAACGAGTTCTCCCCGGCGGACGGCCGGGTGGTCTCCCTGGCCTACGGCTGCGGCGGCCACTCGGAGGCCGCGGTCATGCCCAAGACACCGCGGCCGGCCCCGCCGGTGATCGACGAGACCCGCGTCGACCCGTTCCCGCTGCGCCCGGCACCGGACTCGGGCTCGGTCCCGGCCGTCCCGGACGAGGACACGGCAGAACTCGGCCACTCCTAG
- a CDS encoding MFS transporter yields the protein MAAARTPQGATGIGAAKGNKGRSQVSGSGRMSGSVRAVGRALNLPFTGAARGIRKITHAHGAGESGLGKLIELHGVNGAGDVMITVALASTVFFSVPTDEARGRVALYLAITMAPFTVLAPVIGPLLDRLPHGRRAAMAGAMLARALLALVLSGAVATGSIELYPAALGVLVSSKAYGVVRSAVVPRLLPPGFSLVKANSRVTLGGLLATGVAAPVGAGLQALGPRYPLYGAFLIFVAGTFLSFSLPRKVDSAKGEDVALLAADEQHLHGPHRHPVKRPGLRTVGIAVTHALGANAALRWLSGFLTFFLAFLLREHPLTGQSAAVSLGMVAVSAGLGNALGTAVGAWLRSKAPELIIVTVVAVVLGAVLVAAVFFGAFLVACLAAVAGFSQALAKLSLDALIQRDVPELVRTSAFARSETLLQVCWVFGGAVGIVMPLNGSLGLSVAAAVVALGWLATVRGLLSSVRHGSGAKPRVA from the coding sequence GTGGCAGCCGCAAGGACACCCCAGGGCGCCACCGGCATCGGTGCGGCGAAGGGGAACAAGGGGAGGAGCCAGGTGAGCGGTTCGGGCCGGATGAGCGGGTCCGTCCGCGCGGTCGGACGCGCCCTGAACCTCCCGTTCACCGGCGCCGCCCGCGGCATCAGGAAGATCACCCACGCGCACGGCGCCGGCGAGTCCGGCCTCGGCAAGCTGATCGAGCTGCACGGCGTGAACGGCGCCGGCGACGTCATGATCACCGTCGCGCTCGCCTCGACCGTCTTCTTCTCCGTGCCCACCGACGAGGCCCGCGGCCGCGTCGCGCTCTACCTCGCCATCACCATGGCCCCCTTCACCGTCCTCGCCCCCGTCATCGGCCCGCTGCTCGACCGGCTCCCGCACGGCCGGCGCGCCGCCATGGCCGGGGCCATGCTGGCGCGGGCCCTGCTCGCGCTGGTGCTGTCCGGGGCCGTCGCCACCGGCAGCATCGAGCTGTACCCGGCGGCGCTGGGCGTGCTCGTCTCCTCCAAGGCCTACGGCGTCGTCAGAAGCGCCGTCGTGCCCCGTCTGCTGCCGCCCGGGTTCTCCCTGGTCAAGGCCAACTCACGGGTCACCCTCGGCGGCCTCCTCGCCACCGGCGTCGCCGCGCCCGTCGGCGCCGGACTCCAGGCCCTCGGCCCCCGCTACCCGCTCTACGGCGCCTTCCTGATCTTCGTGGCCGGGACGTTCCTGTCGTTCTCCCTGCCCCGCAAGGTCGACTCCGCCAAGGGCGAGGACGTGGCCCTCCTCGCCGCCGACGAGCAGCACCTGCACGGCCCCCACCGCCATCCCGTCAAACGCCCCGGCCTGCGCACGGTCGGCATCGCCGTCACCCACGCCCTCGGCGCCAACGCCGCCCTGCGCTGGCTGTCCGGGTTCCTCACGTTCTTCCTCGCGTTCCTGCTGCGCGAGCACCCCCTCACCGGACAGAGCGCGGCCGTGTCGCTGGGCATGGTCGCCGTCTCCGCGGGCCTCGGCAACGCGCTGGGGACGGCCGTCGGGGCCTGGCTGCGCTCCAAGGCCCCGGAACTGATCATCGTGACGGTCGTCGCCGTCGTGCTGGGCGCCGTGCTCGTGGCCGCCGTGTTCTTCGGCGCGTTCCTCGTGGCCTGCCTCGCCGCCGTCGCCGGGTTCTCCCAGGCCCTCGCCAAGCTGTCCCTGGACGCGCTGATCCAGCGCGACGTGCCGGAACTCGTGCGCACCTCGGCGTTCGCCCGCTCCGAGACCCTCCTCCAGGTGTGCTGGGTGTTCGGCGGCGCGGTCGGCATCGTCATGCCGCTCAACGGATCGCTGGGCCTGTCCGTGGCCGCCGCCGTCGTCGCGCTGGGCTGGCTCGCCACCGTCCGCGGACTGCTCTCCTCGGTGCGCCACGGGAGCGGCGCCAAGCCCCGCGTGGCGTAA
- a CDS encoding DUF2771 domain-containing protein has product MTTMPRGGAADVLGVVRRRRAVAAAGAVCAGLLVLSACDKPTPLSTITVGRDSVSSEATCGGEGETLKAAELTKCLGDKDIKSISVDPDETVRFGVDPDVADKRWTILMNGQPLTEDSDKTYRTIPGSVFFNAQYGAQGNSTLVTIKAGDGKKQSQAATGLWSFKLKKDD; this is encoded by the coding sequence ATGACCACGATGCCCCGCGGCGGAGCCGCTGATGTCCTCGGCGTGGTGCGACGCCGCCGTGCCGTCGCCGCCGCCGGCGCCGTATGTGCCGGACTGCTCGTCCTGTCGGCCTGCGACAAGCCGACCCCCCTGTCCACGATCACCGTCGGCCGCGACTCGGTCAGCTCCGAGGCCACCTGCGGTGGCGAGGGCGAGACCCTGAAGGCCGCCGAGCTGACCAAGTGCCTCGGCGACAAGGACATCAAGTCCATCAGCGTCGACCCCGACGAGACCGTCCGCTTCGGCGTCGACCCCGACGTCGCCGACAAGCGCTGGACGATCCTGATGAACGGTCAGCCGCTCACCGAGGACAGCGACAAGACCTACCGCACCATCCCGGGCAGCGTGTTCTTCAACGCGCAGTACGGCGCCCAGGGCAACTCCACGCTCGTCACCATCAAGGCCGGCGACGGCAAGAAGCAGAGCCAGGCGGCGACCGGCCTGTGGTCCTTCAAGCTCAAGAAGGACGACTGA
- a CDS encoding futalosine hydrolase — MATAVPAERDAVARAWPSGPAPRALLPGLTLHRAGEGCDLLAAGVGPALAAASVSAALTAAALRGAPYGLVVSAGIAGGFAPDAPVGSLVVADEITAADLGAETADGFLPVTELGFGAVTHRPPALLVHETAAVTGARTGVVLTVSTVTGTAARAAALRARHPRALAEAMEGFGVAEAAAAHGTPVLEIRAVSNPVGPRDRAAWRIGEALGALTGAFGKLAPVLESWKAHDHD, encoded by the coding sequence GTGGCCACCGCGGTCCCCGCCGAACGGGACGCGGTGGCACGGGCGTGGCCGTCCGGGCCCGCCCCGCGCGCCCTGCTGCCCGGCCTGACGCTGCACCGCGCCGGCGAGGGCTGCGACCTCCTCGCCGCCGGCGTCGGCCCCGCCCTGGCCGCCGCGTCCGTCTCCGCCGCCCTCACCGCCGCCGCCCTGCGCGGCGCGCCCTACGGCCTCGTCGTGTCGGCGGGCATCGCCGGCGGTTTCGCGCCCGACGCGCCCGTGGGCTCCCTCGTCGTCGCCGACGAGATCACCGCGGCCGACCTGGGCGCCGAGACCGCCGACGGCTTCCTGCCGGTCACCGAGCTGGGCTTCGGCGCCGTCACCCACCGTCCCCCCGCCCTGCTCGTCCATGAGACCGCGGCCGTCACCGGCGCCCGGACCGGGGTCGTCCTGACCGTGTCGACGGTCACCGGCACCGCCGCCCGGGCCGCCGCCCTGCGCGCCCGCCACCCGCGGGCGCTGGCCGAGGCGATGGAGGGCTTCGGCGTCGCCGAGGCGGCCGCCGCGCACGGCACGCCCGTGCTGGAGATCCGCGCGGTCTCCAACCCCGTCGGCCCGCGCGACCGCGCCGCCTGGCGCATCGGCGAGGCGCTCGGCGCGCTCACCGGGGCCTTCGGGAAGCTCGCACCCGTCCTGGAGAGTTGGAAGGCACATGACCACGACTGA